CCCACACCCTACGGGGAAAAGACGGAACTGGGTGGGAAGACCAGCGGGCTAACGGTCAAGCCGTCAGCCATACGTAACGGCGATAGAGACCGGTACCGGGGACATGCACAAGCCTACTCTGGTTTGTTATACCTGGCCATGAGGCGGGACTTGCGGTTGGCGGCGTTGTTCTTGTGGATGATGCCGTCGCTGGCCGCCTTGTCCAGCGCTCTTACCGCCTTGTTAAGGTAGACCTCGCTCTCCTCGCGGTTTCCGCGCTGTAAGGCCTCGTCGAAGTGCCTGATGTAGGTCTTGATCTCCGACTTGCGCGACTTGTTGCGCATGCGCCGCTTCTCCGCCTGCCGCATGCGCTTCTCCTGTTGCTTGGTGTTGGGCAAACCGATCCTCTCCTTTCGTCAAACAGGGGAAATTGTAGCACATCGGCAGGGGTATGCACACCCACTGAACCCTGCTTATGTGCGATAATGGCCAGGGTGTATACATATGGAGGAAAAACGGGTACGGAATTTCTGTATCATCGCGCATATCGACCACGGTAAATCGACGCTGGCGGACAGGTTCCTCGAGATAACCGGCACGGTGCCGCGACAGAAGATGGCGGACCAGTACCTCGACCGCATGGACCTGGAGCGCGAGCGCGGCATCACCATCAAGGCCCAGGCGGTGCGCATGCTCTACGCGCCAGCTGGGGAGGAAGAGTGCCAGCTCAACCTCATAGACACCCCCGGGCACGTGGACTTTTCCTATGAGGTCTCGCGCAGCCTGGCGGCCTGCGAGGGCGCGGTGCTGCTGGTGGACGCTTCCCAGGGGGTGGAGGCGCAAACGGTGGGCAACGCCTACCTGGCCGTGGAGGCCGGGCTCACGGTGATCCCCGTGGTAAACAAGATCGACCTGCCCTCGGCGGACTACGAGGACAGCGCCATGGAGCTTGCGGACCTGCTGGGGATCGATCCCGGCGAGGTCATGGCCGTCTCCGCCAAGACGGGTGAGGGCGTGGAGGAGCTGCTGGCGGAGATCATCCGCCGTGTGCCGCCGCCCCGGGCCGAGACCGCGGTTCCCTTGCGCGCTTTGGTATTCGACTCCACCTACGACGTCTACCGCGGCGTGGTCGCATTCTTGCGCGTGGCGGAGGGCGTGGTGAGGAAGGGCATGAAGGCGCGCTTCATGGCCGCGGGAACGGCGGTGGAGATAGACGAGGTGGGTTACTTCTCCCCGGACATGATCTCCACCGGCAGCCTGGAGGCGGGAGAGGTGGGATACATCATCACCGGCATCAAGGACGTCACCCGCATCAAGGTGGGGGACACCGTGACCGGCAGGGAAGACCCCGCTTCCGAGCCGCTTCCGGGTTACCAGGAGCCGAAGCCCATGGTGTTCGCGGGCATCTACCCCGTGGACTCAGACGACTTCACGGGTCTGGGCGACGCCCTGGAGAGGCTCAAGCTGAACGACGCTTCCCTCACCTTCGCGAGGGAGACCTCAAAGGCCCTGGGCTTCGGGTACCGCTGCGGGTTCCTGGGCCTGCTGCACATGGAGATCGTGCAGGAGCGCCTCGAGAGGGAGTACGGACTGGACCTGGTCTTCACCGCGCCCAACGTGGTCTACGAGGTGCTCGAGCGAGGGGGGGAGGTATCCTACGTGCGCAACCCCTCTGACATGCCCGACGCGGGCACGCTGGCCGAGATACGCGAGCCGTACGTGCAGGCGACCATCCTGGTGCCGCCCGACTACATGGGCGCCATGCTCGAGCTGGTCAAGGAGAGGAGGGGCATCTACCAGGACATGGCCTATCTCTCCGGGCGCCGCGTGGAGATACGCTGCCGCCTGCCCCTGGCGGAGATCGTGGTCGATTTCTACGACCAGCTCAAGTCCCGAAGCCGCGGGTACGCCTCCCTGGACTACGAGCACATCGGTTTTCTGCCGGGAAACCTGGTCAAACTGGACATCCTCATCAACTCGGAGCCCGTGGACGCCTTCTCCTCCATCGTGGACAGGAGCCGCGCTTACGAATATGGCCGGCGCATCACCGAGAGCCTGCGCAAGCTCATCCCCCGCCAGCTCTTCGACGTGCCGGTGCAGGCGGCCATCGGCGGCAGGGTGGTGGCGCGGGAGACAATCAAGGCCAAGCGCAAGGACGTGCTCTCCAAGTGCTACGGCGGGGACGTCACCCGCAAGAAGAAACTGCTGCAGAAGCAGAAGGAGGGCAAGAAACGCATGAAGATGGTGGGGAGAGTGGAGATACCCCAGGAGGCCTTCATCTCCGCCCTGCGCGTGACCAGGGAGGAGACCGGGAAATGAGGCTCTACGTCCACTGGCCGTTCTGCGTGTCGCGCTGCACCTATTGCGATTTCAACACCCGGGCGGGTGCGGGACGCCACATGCGGGAGTATATGGCCGCGCTCCTTACGGAGCTTGACTTCTGGTCCACTCTTCTGGATGAGGAGCGGCGGCGCCTAGACTCCGTCTACCTGGGAGGGGGCACTCCCTCCATCCTCAGTGGAGCCGAGGTGTCGAGGCTCCTGGACCAGGTGCGGTCGCGCTTCGTGCTCGGCGAGGGTGCCGAGGTCACGGTGGAGGTCAATCCGGCAACCTGGAAGGCCAACGATCTCTTAGCCGCTTGCGCCGGGGGAGCCAACCGCTTCAGCATCGGCGTACAGTCGCTGCATGATCCCGTCCTGAGGCTTCTGGGCAGGGCGCACGACGCCGCTTCGGCCCTCGAGTGCATAGAGGAAGCACACGCCGCGGGAGCGGCATCCGTCTCGGCAGACCTCATCTACGGGCTGCCGGGTGAAGACACGGCGATGCAGCTGGATTCGGTGCGAGGGGTCATCGCGGCGGGAGCCCGGCACGTGAGCCTCTACGGCCTTTCGCTGTCGCGAGGGTCTCGCCTCCCCGGCATACTGCGCGAGAGCGGTAAGAAGCTTCCCGGTGATGACGAGATGGCGGACCAGTACCTGGCGTCCTGCGCGGCGCTGGAGGCAGCCGGCTTCGCGCAGTACGAGATCTCCAACTTCGCCCTCCCCGGACACCACAGCCGCCATAACCTGGGATACTGGGCGAGGGACGAATACCTCGGGGTGGGGGCTGGGGCCCATTCCTTCCTGGGGGACTGCAGGTTCCACAACACCCGCTCCATCCTGTCCTATATCTCCGCCATGCGTGGGGGACGTCCGGCCAGCGGGGGGTGGGAACGGCTGGGTGCCATCGAAAGGCGCGAGGAGGAGATAATCCTGGGCCTGAGGACCGCATCGGGGGTGCCCGCGGACGCCCTTGACGCCGGAGATGACCGCCTGGAAGACCTGGTAGACCTGGGCCTGCTCCTCGTATCCGGCGGGCGGGCCCGCCTGACCCGCCGGGGGATGCTGGTGTCCAACGCGGTGATAACGGAACTCCTGCCCGCTTGACGTGCCGCCCACGATGCCGATAATTAAGGTTGTGGGTAGCACTCTGACAGGGAGAGTGCTAACAACGTGAGGGAAGGCGGAATGCTGGACAAGAGGCAGCAGAAGATACTGAAGACGGTGGTCTACAGATACATCACCACCGGGACCCCGGTGGGCTCGAAGTCCCTTGCCCAGAGCCTGAACCTGGGCATCAGCGCGGCGACCATCCGCAACGAGCTGAGCAAGCTAGAAGGCCTTGGCTACCTCTTCCAGCCCCACACCTCCGCGGGCAGGGTACCCACCGACCTGGGGTACCGCTTCTATGTGGACAGCCTCAGCGGACGTACGCGCCTGCGCGAGGAGGAGAAGAACGCCATCGTCACCCTCTTCTCCCACAAGACCAGGGAGCTGGAGAACCTGCTGCAGGAGACGAGCACCCTGCTCTCGCGCCTCACCAGCGCCGCCGCCCTGGTAATCGCCCCGCGCCTGCGCCGCAACACCATCAAGCACGTCGACCTGGTGAACCTGGCCGGGGATATGGTCCTGCTGGTGATCATCACAGACACCGGGAGGGTTGAGAAGAAGCTCATCGACGTAAAAGACTCGGAAGAGCTCATCGACCTGGAGGAGATACAGGCCTTCCTCAACCGCAACCTGCAAGGCAAGGGGCTGGAGAAGATCTCGGACCTGGCGCTCCACCGCGACCTGCGCGCCCTGAAGTCTCCCGCCCTGGCGTCAAGGGTGATCAACGTTATAAGGGACATCCTCTCCGAGGAGGAATACGAGAAGGTCTACGTAGGGGGCACTCTGAACCTGCTGCGCTACCTCGACGCCGAAGGGCTGAAGAAGATCGAGGGCCTGCTCGAGCACTTCGAGGAGCAGTACTTCCTGTTGAGCATGCTCAGCGAAGCCCTGGGCTCGAAGGAACTGCTTGTGCGCATCGGCGACGAGAACCTCTTCAAGGAGCTGCAGTCCTTCAGCCTTATCGCGACCCCCTATGCCATCGGGGAGGAGATGGTGGGGACGGTCAGCGTCCTCGGATCCACGCGTATGGACTATGCCCGCGTCATCCCGACGGTGGATTTCATCGCCAAGTCCCTCAGCCACACGCTGGAGATGCTCAGGGGTTAGGGGGGATCACTCGTCGCCATGGCAGATTATTACGATATCCTCGGTGTGACCCGGGGAGCCGACCAGGAAGAGATCAAACGCGCTTACCGCCGGCTGGCACGCCTCCACCATCCCGATGTCAGCGAAGAGGAGGGCGACGGGGGCGACCGCTTCAAGGAGATCAGCCAGGCCTACGAGGTCCTGAGCGATCCGGAGAAGCGACGCCGTTACGATATATTCGGCGACGAGGGGCTTGCGTCATCCCCGTTCGGGGACGTCATGGACGGTTTCGGCGGACCGCTCGGGGACATCTTCAACATCTTCTTCGGGAGGGGTCAACAGCAGTCCGCCCATGTGCCGCGGCGGGGTAGCGACCTCCTCACGGTAGTGGAGGTGACCCTGTCAGAGGCCTTCAGCGGTACTACGCGCCAGATCGAGATGCCGCGCCACGACACCTGCGCAGAATGCGGCGGCACAGGCCTGGACAAGGGTTACGGGCGCGACCTCTGCCCCGATTGTGGAGGTGAAGGAAGGTCGGTGCACACCCGCCGCAGCACATTCGGCACGTTCTCTTCCACCACCACCTGCCGCCGTTGTGGCGGCAGCGGCGAGATAAACACCCACCCCTGCCCCGCTTGCGGAGGGGAGGGCTACAAGGGAATAGTGGACAACATCGAGGTCAAACTGCCAGCCGGAGTGGATAACGGTGACCGCATCCGCCTCAACGGACGCGGGGAGGCTGGACGTCTGGGGGGGCCGCCCGGCGATCTCTATGTCGAGGTGAGGGTGGGGGAGCACGAGACCTTCACCCGCCACGGCCGGGATCTTCACGCCCTGGTGAGCATAGACATATCCGAGGCCGCCCTGGGCACCGATATCGACGTGCCGACACTCAACGGAGTGGAAAACCTCCACGTACCCGCGGGGAGCCAGCCCGGGGAGGTCTTCAGGCTCAAGGGCAAGGGCATGCCGAGCGTGCGCGCGCACGGCCACGGCGACCTCTATCTCACTTTGGAGGTGCGCGTGCCGCGCAGACTCAGCGCGGAGCAGAAAAGGCTGATGAAGGAGTTCCAGCGCATCGAGTCCGAGAAGAAGGACGCGCCCGGCCTCGTCGGGCGCCTGCGCAAGGTGATAAGGCAGGATTATTGACCACCCCCAGGTTCTATGTCTCCAGCGACGCCCTGCGCTCGGGGGGTCTGTGCATCGAGGGTGAAGACCATCACCACGCCAGCCGGGTCCTCAGGATGAAAAAGGGCGATATGGTGTTGCTCATGGACGGAAAGGGATGCGTCGGCCACGGCAAGGTCAGCGCCATCGACGCGGCGTGCATGAGAGTGGAAGTGGCGTATATAAGCGACGTACCGCAGGAGCGGCCCCGCCTCCATCTCTTCCAGGGACTTCCCCACGGCAGCAAGATGGACGACGTGGTGCACTGGGGGGTTGAGTTGGGAGCGGCATCGCTGGTACCCTTCCTGAGTTCCCGCACCGGCTCGGTGGACGCGCCGCAGACGAGGCGGTTGGTAAGGTGGCGCAGGATAGCCCGGGAGGCGGCCAGGGTCGCCGGTCGCGCCTATATTCCGGAGATCGAAGCGGTCAATGCATGGCCGCAGGCCATGGAGGGATTACGCCGCATGGATATGGCCCTGTTCGCGGATGAAAAAGGCGGCTGCAGGCCCGCGGAGGCACTCGTGAACGCAAATCCCCTGGACCTGGGACTCGTCGTCGGGCCCGAGGGCGGTTTCTCCGCCGCGGAACGTGAGGAGCTATTGGCGCTGGGCGCGCACCCGGTCACCCTCGGTGCCAGCGTTATGCGCACGGAGACGGCGGGCATGGTGCTGCTGGCGGCGGTGAGGTGCCGCTATGGGCTGCTGTGAGGCGCGGCATGGCTAAGGTAGCAGTTTACACCATAGGTTGCAAGGTGAACCAGGCGGAGAGCGAAGAGCTGAAGTCGGCCCTTGCCGAGCACGGCCATGCCGTGATCGCCGATGCCGCGGCCGCCGACCTGTGCGTGGTAAACACCTGCACGGTAACGGCAGAGAGCGACCGCAAGTGCCGAAAGCTGCTGAGGGCGCTGTGGCGGCGGGGCGCGCCGTCCCTGGTGGCCGCGGGGTGTTATGCGGAGGTCAATCCCGGCGACCTTGAGGGCCTGCCCGGCGTGGTAAGGGTCATCCCCAACGCCCGCAAAAAGGACTGGGTGCGGGAGATCCTGTCCCTGCTGCCGGACGAAAAAGACGGAAAGGCGGAGGCCATACCTCACCGCACGCGGGCCTTCATCAAGGTCCAGGACGGATGCGAGCGAGGGTGTTCTTACTGCATCGTGCCGCGCGCGCGCGGGAAGGAGAGTTCGCGCGGGCCCGCCGAGGCACTGCGGGCCATCTCCAAGTGCGTCGCCGGTGGCGCACGTGAGGTGGTGTTGTGCGGTGTCAACCTGGGGCGGTACGACGGGGGCGCCGGCAGGGACCTGGCATACCTGGTGCGCGAGGTCCTGAGGGCCGGCGAGGGCTTCCGGGTCAGGTTAAGCTCCATCGAGCTCGAGGACCTGCGCACGGAATGGATAGAGGAATGGTCGCGGGAGGGGCGTGTATGCCCCCATCTCCACCTGCCCCTTCAAAGCGGGGACTCGGATATCCTCGCCGATATGGGGCGTGGGTACGGCGCACGGGAATACATCACAGCGGTTGAAGGAGTGCGCGAGGCATGGCCGTGTGCCGCCCTTACCACCGAGGTCATGGTGGGCTATCCAGGAGAGAGCGAGGACGCCTTCAGGAACACCGTGGAGGTGCTTTCGAGGGCCATGCCGTCCCGGGTGCATGTATTCCGTTTCTCACCGCGTCCTGGAACCGCGGCCTGGGACCGTGCCGGACGGCCGGGTCCGGGATGCATGGAAGAGCGCTCGGCGGTCCTGCGCGAGCTGGCGGAGGAATGGCGCTTGCGCCATATTGAGGAACACGTCGGAGCGATGCGACAGTTACTGGTGGAGAAGCTGGAGCGCAACGCTGAAGGCAGGACGGCGTTCGGCACCACCGAGGACTTTATCAAGGGCACCGTCACCGACCCGCCACCGCAGGTTGAACCGGGCCATATCGTGCCGGTAAGGATAAGCGGCGTGACGGGAGGAAGGGCCTTGATGGAGGCGGTGTGAGCATGGCGGACTGGATGGCCGGACTGCGAACTCCTGTGCGAGAATGGTATGAGAGGAGCATGTACATGGAAGACTGTATCTTCTGCAAGATAGCGAGCGGCCAGATGAAGGCAGACGTCCTTTACGAGGACGAAGAGGTGATCGCCTTCCGCGATATCAACCCGCAGGCTCCCGTGCATTTTCTGGTGGTGCCGAAGCGCCACCTGGCCTCCGCCCTCGACCTGGGACCGGAAGACACCGGGCTGCTTTACGAGATGTTCGATGCTGCCAGGAAGGTGGCGGAAGCCGAGGGCATCGCGGAGAGCGGGATGCGCATCCTCACCAACGTCGGCAAGTCCGCGGAGCAGATAGTCCTGCACCTTCACTTCCATGTCCTGGGCGGCAGGCGGTTGCAATGGCCTCCGGGATAATGAAACAGGCGGCGGTGGCCGAATAGTATTCATGGGAGTGATGAACACGGAAGGTCCAGGGCAAGGCGAACTGAAGATACTCGTACCGGGCAGCCAGCCCATGGTGAGCCTGCTGGGGGAACGCGATGAGCTTCTGAAGATCGTCGAGAAGGCCTTCAAGAGTTCCATACTGGTGCGGGGCAACGAGATCACCATACGCGGCGACGCGGCCGAACTGGAGACCATGGGCAGGCTTTTCGAAGAACTCCTCGAGTTGCTCAGTTCCGGCATGGCCCTGAGCGCCGATAGCGTGGAAAAGGCCATCGAGATGATCCAGGAGGACGGGGAGTTGAACCCCACCCAGGTCTTCACGGACATCATCATCTCCCGGCGCGGCAAGGTGATCCGGCCCAAGACCCCCAACCAGAAACGCTACGTGGAGGCCATACGCTCCAACACCATCGTCTTCTCCATCGGGCCGGCGGGGACCGGCAAGACCTACCTGGCCATGGCCATGGCTGTGAAAGCGCTCCTTTCCAAGGAAGTGGGGAGGATCATACTCACCCGGCCCGCCGTGGAGGCGGGAGAGAAACTGGGGTTCCTGCCCGGGGACCTCTACCAGAAGGTAGACCCCTACCTCAGGCCCCTCTACGATTGCCTCTACGAGATGGTGGAGGTGGAAAGGTTCTCGCGCTACATGGAGCAGGGAGTGATAGAGGTGGCACCACTGGCCTTCATGCGCGGGCGTACCCTCAACGATTCCTTCATCGTGCTCGACGAGGCCCAGAACACTTCCCCAGAACAGATGAAGATGTTCCTCACCCGCCTCGGGTTCGGGTCCAAGGCAGTGGTCACCGGCGATATAACCCAGATCGACCTGCCGGGGGGACAGCTCTCGGGGATGAACGTGGTCAGAGAGATCCTCACCGATATCGCGGGAATAGAGTTCGTGTATATGGATGAGAGGGATGTCGTGCGCCACAAGATCGTACAGGAGATCGTGCGCGCCTACCGGCTATACGACGACGGCCGCGAGGGCGATAAGGGGGCCGCGAGGTGAGAGGCCACGGCGTGGTGATGCGGCATGGAAGTTAAGGACAGCCCTAAAGGGAAGGACCCCTGGTACCGTTCCCTGGTGCCTTCCAGCGGCGAGAAGAGGGCACTCCTCCTCTCCCTGGCCCTGCTACTGGTGATACTGGTGATGCTCGTACTGGAGTACGTGCCCAGGGTGGCCCGTTTCGAGGCAGGAAAGCCGAGCGCGGAGACGGTCATCTCGTCGCGGGATTTCAGCGTGGTGGACGAGGAGGCCACACAGGCAGCGCGTGAGGAAGAGCGCAGGCGCAAGGAGAGCCTCTTCATAGACGACGAGATGAACCGGGAGGCCATCTCGGAGCTGGGGGCCTTCTTCGAGCTCGTCCGGGAGGTGGACGCCCAGGAAGGAACCGTAGCCGGCAAGGTATCAACGCTGCTGAAGCAGGAGGGCCTGGACGTAAGTTTCGATACGCTGGAGACGATGCTCAACGCATCAGAGGAGGAGTACTCCGTCATCTATGCCGCGGCTGTGGACCTGCTCAACACGGCCATGTCGAGCCCGGTCTCCGTGGACAACCTGGAGAGCCGGAGAGACGAGATAATCCAGCGGGCGGAGACCACGTCCCTGGGCCGCGATACCCGGCAGGCGGCCGGAGAACTGGCGGCGGCCTTTCTCATCCCCAATACCGCCTACACCTCCGCCACCATCGCGAGGGACAGCGAGGCGGCCGCGAACAGTATCGAACCGGTGACGGTGAACTTCAGCGCGGGGCAGAAGATCGTCGAGAAGGGCGAGATCATAAACGAACTCACCCTGGCCAGCCTGAGCGAGGCGGGCGCGCTCTCTCCGGTCGGCAACTACCAGCAGGTGCTGGGCATCTCCATCATGGCGCTTGTCCTCTACGTGATGGCCCTCGTCTTCTTCAAGCGGCTGCGCCCCGAGATCGCACGCAACTGGAGGGTGGTGGCCATGATCTGCCTGGTCTTCCTCGCTTTCTGCCTGGCCTGCCGCTTCATCGCCATCTTCATGGACGAGAACCCCCTGTGGGGGTATCTCATCCCCCTGGCCCTGGTCGGGCTGCTCCTGGCGATACTCCTCGACGACCTGGTGGCCCTGTTCATGGTGGTCCTGGGCGGCGTGCTCACCGGCCTCTTCGTAAAAGGGAACATCTATATCACCTTCGCGGCGCTGCTGGGGGGCCTCGCCGGAGCGCTCCTGGTCACGGCCATCAAGAAGCGCGAGGACCTCTTCCGCGTCGCCGTCGAGATATCACTGATCCTGGCGGTCATCTCCATGATCACCGCCAGCCTTATCAAGGACTTCACTTTCGTGGTCTATGCGGGCCTGTTGGGTATGGGCAACGGTGCCTTCACGGCGGTCTTCGCCCTCGGCTCCCTGCCCCTGCTGGAGAGGATCTCCGGCATAACCACCCCCATGCGCCTGCTGGAACTGGCGTCTCCGGACCAGCCCCTCATGAGGGAGCTGGTATCGAAGGCCCCCGGGACCTACAGCCACAGCGTCATCGTGGGCAACCTCGCCAACGCAGCCGCCCTCGAGATCGGAGCCGATGCCGCACTGGCCAGGGTCGGGTCCTACTACCACGACGTCGGAAAGATCAAGCGCTCCAGTTTCTTCGTCGAGAACCAGCCTTCCGGATACAACGGCCACTATAACCTCAAGCCCAACCTCAGCGCCCTGGTGATCACGGCCCACGTCAGGGAGGGCGTTGAACTGGCGCGGGAATACGGCCTCCCCGAAGAGGTCACCGACATCATCAGGCAGCACCACGGCACCTCCCTGGTCCGTTACTTTTACGCCCTGGCCCTCGAGCAGGGCGAGTCCGCGGAAAAGGCCACCGAGACCCGCTTCCGCTACCCGGGAGAGAAACCCCAGAGCAAGGAGGCGGCCCTGGTCATGCTGGCGGACGCCATGGAGGCGGCGGCAAAGGCACTGGAGAAACCGACGCCGGTCAAACTGGAACAGCTCATGCATTCCATAATCGAGGACCGCCTGGAGGACGGGCAGCTCAGCGAGTCGAATATGACCATGGGAGACCTGGAGAAGACGGGGAAGACTTTCGTGCGCATCCTCTCCAGCATGTATCATGAGCGTATCGAATACCCATCGCTGGTCAGGGAGGAAGGCATACCGTGAAGGTCTCCTTGAACCGGGCCGAGGCCCTCGGGGCCGCCGGCAGGTCGCTCAGGAAGAGCTGCCTGAAGGTGATGCGGGCCGAGGGGGCGCGCAGGGACACCGTGGTCTCGGTAACGGTACTGGACGAAGCGGAGATGAGCGAACTGAACCGGCGTTACCTCTCGCGGCAGGGGCCCACGGACGTGCTGGCGTTCCCCCTCGGGGAGGACAGCGAGGAAGGATATCTTCTTGGAGATGTGCTCATCTGCCCGCAACTCATACTTGCAAGGAGAGGCGAGTACGGGGTAGTTAAGGGAAGGGAGCTGGATTTCGTGGCCGCACATGGAGTGCTGCACCTGCTGGGCTATGATGACGGCGACGACGAGGGGGCCGCCATCATGGACAGGCGGCTGAGGGAGGTCCTGGGGCTGCCGGGGGGCGATGCGGGATGACCGCGGGCATGGGCTTCGCGTTGATGGCCACACCGGTTGCCGCGGAGGTGAGCGGCGGAGAGTTGGCGTGGCGCATCGGCGCGCTGGTGGCGCTGCTCATCGTGGCGGCATTTCTGGCAGCGGCGGAGATATCCCTGGTGAGCGTGAACCGTTTCCGCATCCGCTCCCTGCGCGACGAGGGAAACCGCAGAGCGGAGAAGCTGGACAGGCTGCTGGAGCAGCCGAACCGCTTCCTGTCGACGATACTCATGCTCACCCTCCTGGTCCAGGTGGGAGCTTCTTCCATCGCCACCGGCCTCGCCCTCAGTTTCGACCTCCCGGTGGCGGCGGCCATAGCCACGGGCGCGATGACCTTCCTTATCTTCATCTTCTCGGAGATGGCCCCGAAGACATATGCCACCAACCACACCGAGAAGGTGGCCCTGGCCCTCGCCCCTTCCGTAAACCTCCTGTCGAAGGTCTTCTACCCCGTGGTGAGGGTACTGATCCTCATCTCCAACGGGGTCATCAGGATATTCGGAGGCAAGACCATCAAGGAAGGCCCTTTCGTAACGGAAGGTGACATAAAAGCACTGGTCAGCGCGGCCGAGGAGCAGGACGTCATCGAGGAGGAGGAGAAGAAGCTAATCCACTCGATCTTCGAGTTCGGCGACACCCTGGTACGCGAGGTGATGATCCCCCGCACGGACATGGTAATGCTGGACGAGAACTCCAGCCTCGAGGAATCGCTGGAGGTAATCCTGGGGTCCGGGTTTTCGCGCATACCCGTGTACCGGGGGGACTTCGACCACATCGTCGGCGTGCTCTACGCCAAGGACCTTTTGCCCTATCTTAAGCGGGGGGAGAGCGATGTCCGGCCGCGCGAGTTCCTGCGCGAGGCGTATTTCATCCCTGAGACCAAGCGGGTCAGCGAGCTCCTCACCGAACTGCGCACCCTCACCATCCATATGGCCATCGTGCTCGACGAGTATGGCGGCACCTCGGGGCTGGTCACCATCGAGGACCTGCTCGAGGAGATCGTGGGGGAGATCTTCGACGAGTACGACAGCGCCCTGGAGCTCTACGAGAGCCTGGGGAACGGCAGATATTCCTTTGACGCCCGCATCTCCATCGATGACTTAAACGAGCTGCTGTGCACAGAGCTGCCTGCCCACGAGTGGGACACCCTGGGCGGCCTCATGTACAACCTCATGGGAAAGATACCAAAACAAGGAGAAGCGGTGGAGTTCGAGGGCATGCGCCTGACCGCGCAGAAGGTGGTCGGCAGGCGCATATACAAGGTGCTCCTCGAGGTCCTTGACCGGGAGGAATGTGACGAAAGGTAGGGGGTCGGGAGCGGGGCGGAGCGCGGGCGGCCAGGAGTTCCCGCACGCGTGGTCCGATGCCGGCGGTTTCCTGGGCGAGGGGATGGGGCTGGTCTTCACGGACCGTCACGGCGGTTTCAGCTCACCGCCCTACGATACCCTTAACCTCGCTTTCCATACCGGGGACGACGGAGCCGTTATCGTGCGAAACCGCATGGTGGTCTCGCATGCGCTGGGCATAGCGCCGCGGGATTTCGTCTACCTCGAGCAGGTGCACGATACCCGCGTAGCCCGGATCACGGCCCGTCCCGTGCCGTGCGAGGGCGGCGCATCTCCTCCGGTCGTGGAGGGTGCCGACGGCGCCTGCACCGCCGTGCGCGGACTGGCCCTGGCGGTGCTCACAGCCGACTGCGTCCCCAT
This portion of the Actinomycetota bacterium genome encodes:
- the pgeF gene encoding peptidoglycan editing factor PgeF: MTKGRGSGAGRSAGGQEFPHAWSDAGGFLGEGMGLVFTDRHGGFSSPPYDTLNLAFHTGDDGAVIVRNRMVVSHALGIAPRDFVYLEQVHDTRVARITARPVPCEGGASPPVVEGADGACTAVRGLALAVLTADCVPIALADESIPAVAVVHAGWKGTIGDIAAAALRAMGADPRRVKAVLGPSIAPCCYEVDEGRAGLFVERYGEKSEVVTGKAGRNLDLVRANALNLMEAGVREENLLAVGGCTCCDGRYFSFRRDGVTGRQGAFVFLR